One Myotis daubentonii chromosome 3, mMyoDau2.1, whole genome shotgun sequence genomic window carries:
- the LEUTX gene encoding LOW QUALITY PROTEIN: paired-like homeodomain transcription factor LEUTX (The sequence of the model RefSeq protein was modified relative to this genomic sequence to represent the inferred CDS: inserted 2 bases in 2 codons): MWKDHVPTLGYYGRACSATQLDESVIKSWFKIQCTKRRKWLLQCQPSLALEAQNQTIPVKEEEAPXTITSANTCPMSPSIVNAHGHDXPKTFGDRQSGGTGASGWNISWDSQPQDLQQICLGVFDHPWAFIPYHIDPFIQPYVLPGKDHPAVYISSSSLNALIEGV, from the exons ATGTGGAAAGACCATGTACCCACATTGGGATACTATGGCAGAGCTTGCTCAGCCACTCAACTTGATGAGTCAGTAATAAAGTCTTGGTTCAagatccagtgcaccaaaaggagGAAATGGCTGCTACAATGTCAGCCAAGTCTGGCACTAGAAGCACAAAACCAAACCATtccagtgaaggaggaggaggctc CTACCATAACTTCTGCAAACACTTGTCCCATGAGTCCCAGCATTGTGAATGCTCATGGCCATG CACCTAAGACTTTTGGTGACAGGCAATCTGGAGGGACTGGTGCCTCTGGATGGAATATATCCTGGGATTCTCAGCCTCAGGATCTCCAACAGATATGTCTGGGTGTCTTTGATCATCCTTGGGCCTTCATTCCCTATCACATAGATCCATTTATACAGCCATATGTCTTACCTGGGAAGGATCACCCAGCAGTCTACATCAGTAGCTCTTCCCTCAATGCCCTGATTGAGGGGGTATAG